A single Drechmeria coniospora strain ARSEF 6962 chromosome 03, whole genome shotgun sequence DNA region contains:
- a CDS encoding Fibronectin type III domain protein, with the protein MSWEPPSLTIACILTFGLLWCYRNVRSATPGSSPQLHLALTGLAILVDYRTKALRWCESTYDATFNATPIEQLKMALTLGAIVWLLHRSWQTLWKPVPELVNILGVDIPHPPDVCLAGIGADSASLTWTRHIHRPVQRYMIQVNGVIVGESPANETAITVTGLKPNHFYNIRVFAIGPNNFRAASPLIRLRTFGRDGRPQLGSARLPASFVDHDQPRAETSDDSDYPDKAPASVPAVEAAAVLDKSAALPRDSVASAPGQRRNTLNRRHSPSVASADQPQIRSPTSSEPEMSLAELNERFEGIRKEIDDTLALYAKDEADSQQQEEELKKDRDRKRQALKEKEEQTLQLKAMLRMTMEQMRAAEKDRSKKEQQLKDKEMKKSKIRDSAAKFEHEVERMKADRDGFQAQKAVLMKSRDREVKKLDQDNAELQDNCAKLEAELKDKGKQLQDIKATRELLPGADNEQWKDEDLRLRREWEFKRRDIHNRLVAETKSGHILDQQVRALSEQLSMQQQAGLAFYAQPDSSMLEFEPSPAVQHKRLSRGSNSVTNAILSSPDRAPSAELKFQTTGGFGNPSFAPRLFTDVAPGGTSELAVDVDLKAGSGPLSPSAQTLLPSNIFEESEDTDAMESKSPILPESITAGEDPPQSPASSSMSFPAFSSPHGSSHNLPFPQYADNNDRQPLPLNSSPTPPSATGHKIASFLSTFQRGRGSKASDDDGPPIGTLKSEQSQSFPTTTDESEILAGKRRLNFSSWMGRSSMGPDNISPGPSVGTSRPFSSLRFNPLRGSATVLPNGDHDASRPASIASTDLPRPSTDSGSIWGAPGDALGLAKNRPWSPSDGRWPSRSGSRRPSLQGSNALTTTLASADDVILDEHDLMKPENRPNQVGVIGSRPPGNSKSLNQGLNPAAPTFMGQIFGKDRGRDKEAGTDKDRAKARDRGRGKDVSRDDKSQTAGSTTPGVDAPPSLDDSPADSRISRDAYSVHTQTSVSESHESLQLDGTVSNPASDVNSPSAQSAKDPENVVRKLFRKGSFGKFSLSSRLGKESGLFKKGPGSTSNSDKNMSADHRSSIGDLDEPGDDGALLGRSYDSMSGSPSLGPSKSKDGREAGRMSTWRFSMSSMKKKGKETAAREKESMEMDRAPEEGMTNGGIVPQEPSV; encoded by the exons TTGGCCGGCATTGGTGCCGATTCGGCCTCCCTGACCTGGACGAGGCACATCCACCGACCCGTACAAAGATACATGATACAAGTCAACGGTGTAATTG TGGGAGAGTCGCCCGCCAACGAGACGGCCATCACCGTCACAGGGCTGAAGCCGAATCACTTCTACAACATTCGAGTGTTCGCCATCGGGCCCAACAACTTTCGCGCCGCGAGCCCCTTGATTCGCCTCCGAACCTTCGGCCGCGATGGGAGGCCACAGCTCGGCAGCGCGCGCCTCCCCGCGAGCTTCGTCGACCACGATCAACCCCGTGCCGAGACcagcgacgacagcgactACCCCGACAAGGCTCCGGCCTCGGTCCCTGCCGTCGAAGCCGCGGCGGTGCTCGACAAGAGCGCCGCCCTTCCCCGCGATTCGGTTGCGTCCGCGCCCGGGCAGCGACGAAACACGCTCAACCGCCGACATTCACCATCGGTCGCGAGCGCCGACCAGCCCCAAATACGATCTCCCacgtcgtcggagccggaGATGTCCCTGGCCGAGCTCAACGAACGCTTTGAGGGAATTCGGAAGGAAATCGACGACACGCTGGCGCTGTatgccaaggacgaggccgactcgcagcagcaggaagAGGAGCTCAAGAAGGACAGGGACCGCAAAAGACAGGCGCTCAAGGAAAAGGAGGAGCAGACGCTGCAGCTCAAGGCCATGCTGCGGATGACGATGGAGCAGATGcgagcggccgagaaggaTCGATCGAAGAAGGAGCAGCAGCTGAAGGACAAGGAGATGAAGAAATCCAAAATCCGAGACAGCGCCGCCAAGTTTGAGCATGAAGTCGAGAGGATGAAGGCGGATCGCGATGGCTTCCAGGCCCAAAAGGCCGTCCTGATGAAAAGCAGGGACCGTGAGGTGAAGAAGCTCGACCAAGACAACGCGGAGCTCCAGGACAACTGcgccaagctcgaggccgagctgaaGGACAAGGGCAAGCAGCTGCAGGATAtcaaggcgacgagggagctGCTGCCCGGGGCCGACAACGAGCAGTggaaggacgaggacctcCGCCTCCGACGCGAGTGGGAGTTCAAGAGGAGGGACATCCACAACCGGCTGGTGGCGGAGACCAAGAGCGGCCACATCTTGGACCAGCAGGTCCGCGCCCTCAGCGAGCAGCTGAgcatgcagcagcaggccggtCTGGCCTTTTACGCCCAACCGGATTCTTCCATGCTCGAGTTTGAGCCATCGCCGGCCGTTCAGCACAAGCGCCTCAGCCGCGGCAGCAATTCGGTCACCAACGCGATCCTGTCCTCGCCCGACCGAgctccgtcggccgagctgaAGTTTCAGACCACGGGCGGGTTTGGCAACCCGAGCTTCGCCCCTCGCCTCTTCACCGACGTCGCGCCGGGTGGCACCAgcgagcttgccgtcgacgtggatCTCAAGGCTGGCAGCGGCCCGCTCAGCCCATCCGCCCAGACCCTGCTGCCGTCCAACATCTtcgaggagagcgaggaCACGGACGCCATGGAGTCGAAGAGCCCGATCCTGCCAGAGTCCATCACCGCCGGCGAAGACCCCCCTCAATCACCGGCCTCCTCCAGCATGTCCTTTCCCGCCTTCTCGAGCCCGCACGGTTCGTCGCACAACCTGCCCTTCCCCCAGTACGCGGACAACAACGACCGGCAGCCGCTGCCCCTCAACTCGTCACCGACGCCCCCCTCGGCCACCGGCCATAAGATTGCCAGCTTTCTGTCCACGTTCCAGCGAGGTCGAGGATCCAAggcctcggacgacgacggccctcCCATCGGTACCCTCAAGTCCGAGCAGAGCCAGTCgttcccgacgacgaccgacgaGAGCGAGATCCTTGCCGGCAAGCGTCGGCTAAACTTCTCCTCCTGGATGGGTCGCAGTTCGATGGGACCGGACAACATCTCCCCCGGGCCGTCGGTGGGAACGTCGAGACCCTTCTCCTCGCTGCGCTTCAATCCGCTGAGgggctcggcgacggtgctgcCCAATGGAGACCACGATGCTTCTCGGCCCGCATCGATTGCGTCGACGGACCTcccgcggccgtcgacggataGCGGGTCCATATGGGGAGCGCCTGGAGACGCGCTGGGCTTGGCCAAGAATCGCCCATGGTCTCCGAGCGACGGCCGATGGCCATCCCGGAGCGGCTCGAGGCGTCCGTCGCTGCAGGGGTCCAACGCGCTGACGACCACGCTCGCCTCTGCGGACGACGTGATACTGGACGAGCACGACTTGATGAAGCCCGAAAACCGGCCCAATCAGGTGGGCGTCATCGGGTCGCGGCCGCCGGGCAACTCCAAGTCGCTGAACCAAGGCCTCAACCCGGCCGCCCCCACCTTCATGGGCCAGATCTTCGGCAAGGACCGAGGCAGGGACAAGGAGGCCGGCACGGACAAGGACAGGGCCAAGGCGCGCGACAGAGGCCGCGGGAAGGACGTCTCCAGAGACGACAAGAGCCAGAcggcgggctcgacgacTCCTGGCGTTgacgcgccgccgagcctcGACGACTCGCCCGCGGACTCGCGCATCTCTCGGGACGCGTACTCGGTCCACACCCAGACGTCCGTGTCGGAGTCGCACGAGTCGTTGCAGCTTGACGGCACCGTGTCCAACCCGGCCTCGGACGTGaactcgccctcggcacAGAGCGCGAAGGACCCGGAGAACGTCGTCCGGAAGCTGTTCCGCAAGGGAAGTTTCGGCAAGTTTAGTCTGTCCTCGAGGTTGGGCAAGGAGTCGGGTCTGTTTAAGAAGGGACCCGGCAGCACCTCCAACTCGGACAAGAACATGTCGGCGGACCACCGATCGAGCATTGGAGACCTGGACGAgccgggcgacgacggcgcgttGCTGGGGCGCAGCTACGACAGCATGTCGGGCAGCCCATCCCTGGGGCCGTCCAAGTCGAAGGATGGAAGGGAGGCGGGCCGGATGAGCACCTGGCGCTTTTCCATGTCCTCGATGAAAaagaagggcaaggagaCGGCTGCGAGGGAAAAGGAGAGCATGGAAATGGACCGAGCACCCGAGGAAGGGATGACGAACGGAGGCATCGTCCCGCAGGAGCCGAGCGTCTAA